A section of the Diabrotica virgifera virgifera chromosome 8, PGI_DIABVI_V3a genome encodes:
- the LOC114332185 gene encoding uncharacterized protein LOC114332185, producing the protein MDINTEALVETLKSLKCTYCGNILSIGPIMIHSISQHEYEYQCGRCEDITRKGPPVRALLYESVAKHLWFPCIYPKCNETYPWDFVKIHEKNCPHKTNCCQISQCFEKLDENDIIAHMTEKHPAAICVNNNIIFNFTINEDSSFYAVINSFIFLIYFRNSKIFISLLSNNSNNVFNFTAKLRNIEEKTPYTYVRGRVINKFDENRHCSNCRDHRLSIEKKLGPRRSLRIAKVKEEVVANETVKQVAVAEVKIYHYQFITNHFCRLYPVGN; encoded by the coding sequence GGATATAAATACTGAAGCATTAGTCGAAACTCTCAAGTCTTTAAAATGTACCTACTGTGGAAATATACTGTCGATTGGACCAATCATGATTCATTCTATTTCTCAGCATGAGTATGAGTACCAGTGTGGCAGATGCGAGGATATTACCCGAAAAGGCCCCCCAGTGAGAGCATTACTTTATGAATCAGTAGCCAAACATCTTTGGTTTCCTTGTATATATCCAAAATGTAATGAAACTTATCCATGGGACTTTGTAAAAATTCACGAAAAAAATTGTCCACATAAAACTAATTGTTGTCAAATTTCCCAATGTTTTGAAAAATTGGATGAAAATGATATCATTGCACACATGACAGAAAAACATCCTGCTGCCATATgtgttaataataatattatttttaattttacaattaaCGAAGACTCTTCTTTCTATGCTGTTATAAAttcctttatatttttgatatattttcgcaattctaaaatatttatatcatTGCTTAGTAATAATTCAAATAATGTCTTCAATTTTACTGCTAAACTTAGGAATATTGAAGAAAAGACCCCTTATACTTATGTGAGGGGTAGAGTCATTAATAAATTCGATGAAAATCGACATTGTAGCAACTGCAGAGATCATAGACTATCCATAGAGAAAAAATTAGGTCCCAGAAGGTCTTTAAGAATAGCTAAAGTCAAAGAAGAAGTTGTGGCAAACGAAACTGTAAAACAAGTAGCAGTAGCTGAAGTGAAAATATATCATTACCAATTTATAACAAATCATTTCTGCAGATTGTATCCAGTTGGTAATTGA